The Equus przewalskii isolate Varuska chromosome 5, EquPr2, whole genome shotgun sequence genome window below encodes:
- the STAT6 gene encoding signal transducer and activator of transcription 6, which yields MSVWGLVLKMPPEKLQRLYVDFPQHLRHLLGDWLENQPWEFLVGSDAFCCNMASALLSATLQHLQTLAGEQGEGSAILQHISTLESIYQRDPLKLVATFKHILQGERKAVMEQFHHLPMPFHRKQEELKFNTVLRRLQHRVGETRLLREALKQGAEAGQVSLHSLIETPANGSGPSEALATLLQEAVAELEAAQALVLKRIQIWKRQQQLAGNGAPFEESLASLQERCESLVDIYSQLQQEVGAAGGELEPKTRAVLISRLEEVLRTLVTSSFLVEKQPPQVLKTQTKFQAGVRFLLGLRFLGAPAKPPVVRADMVTEKQARELSMPQGPGAGTESSGEIINNTVPLENSIPGNCCSALFKNLLLKKIKRCERKGTESVTEEKCAVLFSTSFALGPNKLHIQLQALSLPLVVIVHGNQDNNAKATILWDNAFSEMDRVPFVVAERVPWEKMCETLNLKFMAEVGTNRGLLPEHFLFLAQKIFNDNSLSTEAFQHRSVSWSQFNKEILLGRGFTFWQWFDGVLDLTKRCLRSYWSDRLIIGFISKQYVTSLLLNEPDGTFLLRFSDSEIGGITIAHVIRGQDGSSQIENIQPFSAKDLSIRSLGDRIRDLAQLKNLYPKKPKDEAFRSHYKPEQMGKDGRGYVPATIKMTVERDQPLPTPEPQMPTMMPTYDLGMAPDSSMNMQLGPDMVPQVYPPHSHSMPSYQGLSREESVSVLPAFPEPHLPMPPTLSQMSLPFDQPHPQGLLPCQPQEHAVSSPEPLLCSDVTMAEESCLSQPVGGFPQGTWVSEDMFPPLLPPTEQDLTKLLLEGQGESGGGSLGAQPLLQPSPYGQSGISMSHLDLRANPSW from the exons ATGTCTGTGTGGGGTCTGGTCCTCAAGATGCCCCCAGAAAAGCTGCAGCGGCTCTATGTCGACTTTCCCCAACACCTGCGGCATCTCTTGGGTGACTGGCTGGAAAACCAGCCCTG GGAGTTCCTGGTTGGCTCAGATGCCTTTTGCTGCAACATGGCCAGTGCCCTACTTTCTGCCACTCTCCAGCACCTTCAGACCTTGGCCGGAGAGCAGGGGGAGGGAAGCGCCATCTTGCAACACATCAGCACCCTGGAG AGCATATATCAGAGGGACCCCCTGAAGCTGGTGGCCACTTTCAAACACATACTTCAAGGGGAGAGAAAAGCTGTTATGGAACAG TTCCACCACCTGCCGATGCCCTTCCACCGGAAGCAGGAGGAACTCAAGTTTAACACAGTTCTGCGGAGGCTGCAGCACCGAGTGGGCGAAACCCGCCTTCTCCGAGAAGCCCTGAAGCAGGGCGCTGAGGCTGGCCAAG TGTCTCTGCACAGCTTGATAGAAACTCCTGCCAACGGGTCTGGGCCAAGTGAG GCCCTGGCTACATTGCTGCAGGAGGCTGTCGCCGAGCTAGAGGCTGCCCAGGCCCTGGTGCTGAAGAGGATCCAGATTtggaagcggcagcagcagctggcagggAATGGCGCCCCCTTCGAGGAGAGCCTGGCCTCACTACAGGAGAG GTGTGAGAGCCTGGTGGACATTTATTCCCAGCTGCAGCAGGAAGTGGGGGCGGCTGGTGGGGAGCTTGAGCCCAAGACCCGGGCAGTGCTGATTAGCCGGCTAGAGGAAGTCCTGCGAACCCTCGTTACCAG CTCTTTCCTGGTGGAGAAGCAGCCCCCCCAGGTTCTGAAGACTCAGACCAAGTTCCAGGCCGGGGTTCGATTCCTGCTGGGTCTACGGTTCCTGGGGGCCCCGGCCAAACCTCCGGTGGTCAGGGCCGACATGGTGACTGAGAAGCAGGCGAGGGAGCTGAGCATgccccaggggcctggggctggcac AGAAAGCAGTGGGGAAATCATCAACAACACTGTGCCCCTGGAGAACAGCATTCCTGGgaactgctgctctgccctgTTCAAGAACCTG cttCTGAAGAAAATCAAGCGGTGTGAGCGGAAGGGCACGGAGTCTGTCACTGAGGAGAAGTGTGCAGTGCTCTTCTCCACCAGCTTCGCGCTCGGCCCCAACAAACTCCACATTCAGCTCCAG GCTCTGTCTCTGCCCCTGGTTGTCATCGTCCATGGCAACCAAGACAACAATGCCAAAGCCACCATCTTGTGGGACAATGCCTTCTCGGAGATG GACCGTGTGCCCTTTGTGGTGGCTGAGCGTGTGCCCTGGGAGAAGATGTGTGAAACTCTGAACCTCAAGTTCATGGCTGAGGTGGGGACCAACCGGGGGCTGCTCCCAGAGCACTTCCTCTTTCTGGCCCAGAAGATCTTCAACGACAACAGCCTCAGCACAGAGGCCTTCCAGCACCGTTCTGTGTCCTGGTCACAGTTCAACAAG GAGATCCTGCTGGGTCGTGGCTTCACCTTTTGGCAGTGGTTCGATGGTGTCCTGGACCTCACCAAACGCTGTCTCCGGAGCTACTGGTCAGATCG GTTGATCATTGGCTTCATCAGCAAACAGTACGTCACTAGCCTCCTTCTCAATGAGCCTGATGGAACGTTCCTCCTTCGCTTCAGCGACTCAGAGATTGGGGGCATCACCATTGCCCACGTCATCCGGGGCCAGGACG GCTCCTCACAGATAGAGAACATCCAGCCCTTCTCTGCCAAAGACCTGTCCATTCGCTCACTGGGGGACCGAATCCGGGACCTTGCTCAGCTCAAAAACCTCTACCCTAAGAAACCCAAGGATGAGGCTTTCCGGAGTCACTACAAGC CTGAACAGATGGGTAAGGATGGCAGGGGTTATGTCCCAGCTACCATCAAGATGACTGTGGAAAG ggaCCAGCCACTTCCCACCCCAGAGCCCCAAATGCCTACCATGATGCCCACTTATGACCTTGGGATGGCCCCTGACTCCTCCATGAACATGCAGCTTGGCCCAGACATGGT GCCCCAAGTGTACCCACCACACTCCCACTCAATGCCCTCATATCAAGGCCTCTCCCGGGAAGAATCAGTCAGTGTGTTGCCAGCCTTCCCGGA aCCTCACCTGCCGATGCCCCCCACTCTGAGCCAGATGAGCCTGCCCTTTGACCAACCTCACCCCCA GGGCCTGCTGCCATGCCAGCCTCAGGAGCATGCCGTGTCCAGCCCTGAGCCCCTTCTCTGCTCAGACGTGACCATGGCAGAAGAGAGCTGCCTGAGCCAGCCGGTGGGAGGGTTCCCTCAGGGCACCTG GGTCAGTGAAGACATGTTCCCACCCTTGCTGCCGCCCACTGAACAGGACCTCACCAAGCTTCTCCTGGAAGGGCAAGGGGAGTCAGGGGGAGGGTCCTTAggagcccagcccctcctgcagcCTTCTCCCTATGGGCAGTCTGGGATCTCAATGTCCCACCTGGACCTAAGGGCCAACCCCAGTTGGTGA